The Spirosoma foliorum genome has a window encoding:
- a CDS encoding RNA polymerase sigma factor yields the protein MSKQLVEQCQRGNAFAQKRLFDQYANRLFRVSLRYVRNEPEAEEVLMNAFLKAFRGIDKFSYRDDTSLDAWLRRIVVNEALQHLRANRHLPLFQAEEEAEEQPAAEPLPDSGLDAERIYALIRELPTGYRTVFNLCAIEGYTHREIAEQLRISENTSKSQLSKARALLQTWLTQHGYEAETRRIS from the coding sequence ATGTCGAAGCAACTTGTTGAACAGTGCCAGCGAGGTAATGCCTTTGCCCAGAAACGGCTGTTCGATCAGTATGCTAATCGATTGTTTCGGGTGAGTTTACGGTACGTTCGGAATGAGCCAGAGGCTGAAGAAGTGCTGATGAATGCGTTTCTGAAAGCATTTCGTGGGATTGATAAATTCTCGTACCGAGACGATACTAGTCTGGATGCCTGGCTCCGACGCATCGTGGTTAATGAGGCTTTGCAGCACCTGCGAGCCAATCGGCACTTACCGCTTTTTCAGGCAGAAGAAGAAGCCGAAGAGCAACCTGCCGCAGAGCCGCTGCCTGATTCGGGGCTGGATGCCGAACGGATTTATGCACTGATACGAGAATTGCCGACTGGCTACCGAACGGTGTTTAATCTCTGCGCTATTGAAGGCTATACACATCGTGAGATTGCCGAGCAGTTAAGGATCTCTGAAAATACATCGAAATCACAGTTAAGTAAGGCGCGTGCGCTGTTGCAAACCTGGTTAACACAACATGGCTATGAAGCAGAAACCCGACGAATTTCCTGA
- a CDS encoding winged helix-turn-helix transcriptional regulator, which translates to MERTIVDSQEDSVQEKLQKILEDVEDDGGICPIRHIMARFSDKWSTLSIINLGEAGTLRFNELKKRVDGISQRMLTVTLRTLERDGIVTRRVYPEIPPRVEYQLTDLGQSLLVQMLALGEWANTHSNQILEARARFDAREGKVIDSVSLN; encoded by the coding sequence ATGGAAAGAACTATTGTTGATTCTCAGGAAGATAGTGTACAGGAAAAGTTGCAAAAAATTTTAGAGGATGTCGAAGATGATGGCGGTATTTGTCCAATTCGGCACATTATGGCGCGATTTAGCGATAAATGGTCGACGTTATCCATTATTAATTTGGGTGAGGCTGGTACGCTCCGGTTCAATGAATTGAAGAAACGAGTCGATGGAATTTCACAACGGATGCTCACCGTAACGCTTCGAACGTTAGAGCGGGATGGTATCGTCACACGTCGGGTTTATCCCGAAATTCCCCCTCGCGTCGAATATCAATTGACTGATTTAGGGCAAAGTCTATTGGTGCAGATGCTGGCGCTGGGTGAATGGGCGAATACGCACAGTAATCAGATTCTGGAAGCCAGAGCACGGTTCGACGCTCGTGAGGGAAAGGTTATTGATTCAGTGTCGCTTAATTAA
- a CDS encoding SDR family oxidoreductase, whose translation MIAITGASGHLGKATLEFLLRKTTPESIVALVRDPQKLADFADKGISIRQSDYADKASFVTSLAGVDTLLLISSAALGDERVTQHSNVINAAKEAGVKHIFYTSAPNPSLESSFTPAVDHFRTEALIKESGLTYTIFRNNLYLDVLPMVVGDAAKTGKLYFPAGDGKTSFALRRDMAEALANALTSEGHDNQIYDIGATTAWSFSDLANSISLAGTTVDYIDIPSSDYEAELAKHLPPVAVKIYAGMAEGIKKGDFDTPSPTLAKLLGREPVSLQDYFKTLG comes from the coding sequence ATGATCGCAATTACCGGAGCCTCTGGCCATTTAGGAAAAGCCACGCTCGAATTCCTGCTCAGAAAAACCACTCCCGAATCGATTGTTGCCCTTGTGCGCGATCCCCAAAAACTTGCCGACTTTGCCGATAAGGGCATCTCCATTCGGCAGAGCGATTACGCTGATAAAGCATCGTTCGTAACAAGTCTGGCTGGCGTCGATACGCTTTTGCTGATTTCCAGCGCAGCGTTAGGCGATGAGCGTGTTACTCAACACAGCAATGTAATCAATGCTGCGAAAGAGGCTGGTGTAAAGCATATTTTCTATACCAGCGCTCCAAACCCATCACTGGAATCGAGCTTCACTCCCGCTGTTGACCATTTTCGTACCGAAGCCCTAATTAAGGAGTCTGGTCTGACGTATACCATTTTCCGCAATAACCTTTATCTGGACGTCTTGCCGATGGTTGTGGGTGATGCCGCAAAAACTGGTAAGCTCTATTTCCCTGCCGGAGATGGCAAAACTAGTTTTGCTCTACGCCGAGATATGGCAGAAGCACTGGCTAACGCATTGACCAGCGAAGGTCACGACAATCAGATATACGATATTGGCGCAACGACCGCCTGGTCGTTTAGTGATCTGGCCAATAGCATTAGCCTTGCTGGAACAACCGTTGACTACATCGATATTCCAAGTAGCGATTACGAGGCCGAATTGGCAAAACATCTGCCTCCCGTTGCGGTCAAGATTTACGCCGGAATGGCTGAGGGGATTAAGAAAGGGGATTTTGACACGCCATCGCCAACGCTCGCTAAGTTGTTGGGCCGTGAACCCGTCAGTTTACAAGACTACTTTAAAACGTTAGGTTAG
- a CDS encoding penicillin acylase family protein — MNYAQSPFLRFVLVFLTALLSSELQAQPFTKADIARWQQQARQVTITRDTWGVPHIYGKTDANVVFGLLYTQCEDDFARVEENYITSTGRLAEVEGESAIYHDLRARLFLDTTQAIAIYKKSPLWMKQLLDAFADGTNYYLYTHPAVKPRLLTRFQPWMPLMFSEGSIGGNISVVSTERLKAFYEQRKSTSWINNGDHYERESIGSNGFAIAPAKSATKNALLLINPHTSFYFRSEVHMISQAGLNTYGAVTWGQFFIYQGFNENCGWMHTTSYADSMDEYLETIEKKGNALFYKHGNDLKPVRTQQVRIPYKTVSGMQYKDFTMYFTQHGPIAGEKDGKWIAIDMMNTPLNALSQSYLRTKATGYDSFKEVMKLNGNASNNTIFADKNGTIAYWHGNFMPKRDPKFDWDQPVDGSNPETDWKGLHPVDEIVQVRNPASGWIQNCNATPFTVSGSSSPDKSKYPAYMAPDAQNYRGINAARVLSQKSIFTLDTLIAAADDPHLAAFDELLPALLSAYQTVDAATQSKDLSEAIGILKAWDKSYGVTSIGQTLAIFWGEKIQKLARSRAAGDQRFDNLSLTAYTISNTTPQEKVKALAEVLTDLTRDFGTWKTPWGDINRFQRLTGKIQETYDDRQPSVAVGFTSSAWGSLAAFAAKTYPGTKKRYGSVGNSFVAVVEFGPKVKARSVVTGGQSSKPGDKHFTDQAPMYCEGKFKDVLFYAEDIQKHVEKTYHPGDN; from the coding sequence ATGAATTACGCTCAATCGCCATTCCTCCGTTTTGTTCTTGTTTTTCTGACAGCCCTACTTTCGTCTGAATTACAAGCTCAACCCTTTACCAAAGCCGACATAGCCCGCTGGCAGCAACAGGCCAGGCAGGTGACCATTACGCGTGATACCTGGGGAGTTCCGCACATTTATGGAAAAACGGACGCCAACGTCGTTTTTGGGCTTCTGTATACGCAGTGCGAAGATGATTTTGCGCGGGTGGAAGAAAACTACATCACATCGACCGGGCGTCTGGCCGAAGTAGAAGGCGAATCAGCGATCTACCACGACCTGCGGGCGCGACTCTTTCTGGATACGACTCAGGCTATCGCCATTTATAAAAAGAGCCCGCTCTGGATGAAACAATTGCTGGATGCCTTTGCCGATGGAACGAACTATTACCTCTATACACATCCAGCCGTAAAGCCTAGATTGTTAACCCGATTTCAGCCCTGGATGCCGCTCATGTTCAGTGAAGGCAGCATTGGTGGAAACATCAGCGTCGTATCTACCGAACGACTAAAAGCCTTTTATGAACAGCGTAAATCAACCTCCTGGATCAACAACGGCGATCATTACGAACGTGAATCCATTGGTTCCAACGGCTTTGCCATTGCCCCCGCCAAAAGTGCGACCAAAAATGCACTGCTACTTATCAATCCGCATACGTCGTTTTATTTCCGGTCGGAGGTGCATATGATTAGTCAGGCGGGGTTGAATACTTACGGAGCTGTGACCTGGGGGCAGTTTTTTATCTATCAGGGCTTCAATGAAAATTGTGGCTGGATGCACACCACCAGCTATGCCGATTCGATGGATGAGTATCTGGAAACCATCGAAAAGAAAGGCAATGCGCTATTTTACAAGCATGGCAATGACCTGAAACCCGTTCGCACGCAACAGGTACGAATTCCGTACAAAACGGTATCCGGGATGCAGTATAAGGATTTTACGATGTATTTCACTCAGCATGGTCCTATTGCTGGCGAGAAAGATGGCAAATGGATTGCCATCGACATGATGAATACACCTCTGAACGCGCTGTCGCAATCGTATTTGCGAACCAAAGCCACCGGATACGATAGTTTTAAAGAGGTGATGAAGCTCAACGGGAATGCCTCGAACAACACGATTTTTGCCGATAAAAATGGGACTATCGCTTACTGGCACGGCAACTTCATGCCCAAACGAGACCCGAAATTCGATTGGGATCAGCCGGTTGACGGCAGTAATCCCGAAACCGACTGGAAAGGGTTACACCCTGTTGATGAAATTGTTCAGGTGCGCAATCCGGCCAGTGGCTGGATTCAGAATTGCAATGCAACGCCCTTTACGGTATCGGGTAGTAGTAGCCCCGACAAGAGCAAATATCCTGCTTACATGGCTCCCGACGCCCAAAATTACCGGGGTATCAATGCTGCGCGTGTGCTAAGTCAGAAGTCCATTTTTACGCTCGATACACTGATTGCCGCTGCTGACGATCCGCATCTGGCCGCATTCGATGAGTTGCTTCCAGCCTTACTTTCGGCCTACCAGACCGTCGATGCCGCAACCCAATCGAAGGATTTATCAGAAGCCATCGGTATCCTGAAAGCCTGGGATAAATCGTATGGAGTCACATCTATTGGGCAAACATTAGCCATTTTCTGGGGCGAGAAAATCCAGAAATTAGCCCGGAGTCGGGCGGCTGGCGACCAGCGATTTGATAACCTGTCGCTCACGGCCTACACCATCAGCAACACCACACCACAGGAAAAGGTAAAAGCGCTGGCCGAGGTACTAACTGACCTCACCCGCGACTTTGGCACCTGGAAAACACCCTGGGGCGACATCAACCGATTTCAGCGTTTAACCGGCAAAATCCAGGAAACCTACGACGATCGGCAGCCAAGCGTCGCTGTTGGCTTTACCTCTTCAGCCTGGGGCTCACTGGCAGCTTTTGCAGCTAAAACCTATCCCGGTACCAAGAAACGGTACGGCAGTGTAGGAAACAGCTTTGTCGCGGTAGTCGAGTTTGGCCCAAAAGTAAAAGCCCGCTCGGTGGTGACGGGTGGCCAGAGCAGCAAACCCGGTGATAAGCACTTCACCGATCAGGCACCCATGTACTGCGAAGGCAAGTTTAAAGATGTGTTGTTTTACGCTGAAGATATTCAGAAGCACGTCGAAAAAACGTACCATCCTGGGGATAACTAA
- a CDS encoding SMP-30/gluconolactonase/LRE family protein, whose product MNDYCKAGLVLTVILTISSSLQAQQNAGKGLDSISVVAQGATLRKVSDQFTFTEGPAVNKKGDIYFTDQPNDKIWLYDTDGKLSLYMDKAGRSNGLYFDKKGNLISCADEKDELWSISPDKKITVLLTNLQGQRMNGPNDLWIDPKGGIYFTDPYYQRDYWERKKPDIDGQKVYYLPKGKQEAVLVDGDLKQPNGIVGTPDGKFLYVADIRDSKTYKYQINADGTLSNRQLFIPQGSDGMTLDSKGNLYISGRGVTVYSPAGVKLGNIPIPSRWVGNVCFGGKDRKTLFITASESVYTLPMQVKGVE is encoded by the coding sequence ATGAATGATTATTGCAAAGCGGGATTGGTGCTGACCGTCATACTAACTATCTCCAGCAGTTTACAGGCTCAACAAAATGCTGGAAAAGGCCTTGATTCGATCAGCGTGGTGGCGCAGGGAGCTACGCTTCGCAAGGTGTCGGATCAGTTTACGTTTACGGAAGGCCCCGCCGTGAATAAGAAAGGGGATATCTATTTCACCGACCAGCCGAATGACAAAATATGGCTATATGACACCGACGGTAAACTCTCGTTGTACATGGATAAAGCGGGTCGCTCCAATGGGTTGTATTTCGATAAAAAAGGCAATCTGATTTCCTGTGCCGATGAAAAAGACGAACTATGGTCAATTAGTCCCGACAAGAAAATTACCGTTTTGCTGACTAATTTACAGGGTCAGCGTATGAATGGGCCGAATGATTTGTGGATTGATCCTAAAGGTGGGATTTACTTCACCGATCCCTATTATCAACGTGACTACTGGGAGCGGAAAAAGCCCGACATCGACGGCCAGAAAGTTTACTATTTACCCAAAGGAAAACAGGAAGCGGTACTTGTCGATGGCGATTTGAAACAACCCAATGGCATTGTTGGTACGCCCGATGGCAAATTCTTGTACGTGGCTGATATTCGGGATAGCAAGACCTATAAATACCAAATCAATGCCGATGGGACTTTGTCTAATCGACAGCTTTTTATTCCACAGGGCTCCGATGGTATGACGCTCGATAGTAAAGGCAATCTGTATATCTCGGGCCGGGGTGTTACGGTGTATTCGCCAGCCGGGGTTAAACTGGGCAACATACCGATTCCTTCACGTTGGGTTGGCAATGTTTGTTTCGGTGGCAAAGACAGGAAAACGTTGTTTATCACAGCTTCTGAGTCTGTTTATACGTTGCCTATGCAGGTGAAAGGCGTGGAGTAA
- a CDS encoding ThuA domain-containing protein, producing the protein MQGLPKIWEKEDEFYFTKNMSPGPTVIMANDLTSLNQDEPEKVKMFGGSYTELYPSAWYYNFDGGYTWCTTLGHAKTDYMSDTTFIQHIFQGIRYVAGQVKKIDFSKAYADSRDTPIR; encoded by the coding sequence ATGCAGGGGCTGCCCAAAATCTGGGAAAAAGAGGACGAGTTTTATTTTACCAAAAACATGTCGCCCGGCCCAACGGTGATTATGGCTAATGACCTCACATCACTCAATCAGGACGAGCCCGAAAAAGTAAAGATGTTTGGCGGGAGCTATACCGAATTATATCCCTCGGCCTGGTACTATAATTTCGATGGTGGCTATACATGGTGTACAACGCTGGGCCACGCCAAAACGGATTACATGAGCGATACGACCTTTATCCAGCACATCTTTCAGGGTATTCGCTACGTAGCTGGGCAGGTTAAAAAGATTGATTTCAGCAAAGCCTACGCCGATTCGAGAGATACGCCGATTCGGTAA
- a CDS encoding ThuA domain-containing protein — MNRFTAIGLSTLCLLLFVVSVGWSQDVNWKKVKVLVYTKNGKGYVHDNIANAVLCIQKLGQQNGFSVDSSSQATVFTEANLKQYTLLIFPSTNNDVFDTDTQRLAFRRYIEAGGGFVGIHSVMGTERNWTWFKRMLGGTFAWHPKFQKFKAEIIDTKHPLNAGAAQNLGKRGRVLFYQKHVARPNGDYG, encoded by the coding sequence ATGAATCGATTTACCGCTATTGGATTGTCTACTTTGTGTTTACTTCTGTTCGTCGTGAGCGTTGGCTGGAGTCAGGATGTAAACTGGAAAAAAGTGAAGGTGCTGGTGTACACCAAGAACGGTAAGGGATACGTTCACGACAATATTGCCAACGCCGTGCTGTGTATCCAGAAACTTGGTCAGCAAAACGGATTTAGCGTTGATTCGTCCAGTCAGGCCACCGTTTTCACCGAGGCCAATCTAAAGCAATACACGCTCCTGATTTTCCCCAGTACAAACAACGATGTATTTGATACCGACACACAACGGCTGGCGTTTCGGCGGTACATCGAAGCGGGCGGGGGCTTTGTGGGTATTCACTCCGTAATGGGTACCGAGCGCAACTGGACCTGGTTTAAGCGAATGCTGGGCGGCACGTTTGCCTGGCATCCTAAATTCCAGAAATTCAAAGCCGAGATAATCGATACAAAACACCCATTGAATGCAGGGGCTGCCCAAAATCTGGGAAAAAGAGGACGAGTTTTATTTTACCAAAAACATGTCGCCCGGCCCAACGGTGATTATGGCTAA